A stretch of [Clostridium] scindens DNA encodes these proteins:
- a CDS encoding FGGY-family carbohydrate kinase, producing MSEKYIIGIDEGSQSAKILIFDTKGNIVCEAKHALKPYNLPRPGIVEHPDDDWWDAICEAGKKCMAKFEGNKEDIVGIGLCTIRYCRAYLKADGTLAQPALSWMDIRVAHPYEHTNPDVKYIVASSGYITHRLTGEKKDTVANYEGVWPIDVDNWGWSEDPAAYEATGMPREMLFDLVMPGDILGYVTKEAAEATGFPQGLPVVATSNDKAVEGLGTGCMGDTTACISLGTYTAAMMEGKENLKDTKCVWPKFSCVPNKYLYDSNGIRRGMWTISWFRDILGDSYIKAAKEKGLSAEELLSEEAEQVPAGSDGLMTVLDWLAPVDALYKKGVMIGFDGRHTRGHIYRSILEAVALTMKKHVDDMCDELGVSLDKIIITGGGSNSDLFMQIFADVFNIPSVRNEVNGAAGLGSAICVAVAAGVYGSFDEAVANMVRIKDAFQPDPEKVAFYEKMFPIYTDITKHTDEVLKKSYELFQ from the coding sequence ATGAGTGAGAAATATATTATCGGAATCGATGAAGGATCCCAGAGTGCAAAAATTCTTATATTTGACACTAAGGGAAATATTGTATGCGAGGCAAAGCACGCATTAAAGCCATATAACCTTCCGAGGCCGGGCATCGTAGAGCATCCGGATGACGACTGGTGGGATGCGATCTGCGAGGCAGGAAAGAAATGTATGGCGAAGTTCGAAGGGAATAAAGAAGACATCGTAGGAATCGGACTGTGCACGATCCGTTACTGCCGTGCTTATCTGAAGGCCGATGGCACGCTGGCTCAGCCAGCGCTCAGCTGGATGGATATCCGCGTGGCGCACCCTTACGAGCATACCAACCCAGATGTAAAATACATCGTGGCATCCTCCGGCTATATTACTCATCGCCTGACCGGAGAGAAGAAGGACACGGTTGCGAACTATGAAGGCGTATGGCCAATCGACGTGGACAACTGGGGCTGGTCAGAAGATCCGGCCGCATATGAGGCAACCGGCATGCCAAGAGAGATGCTCTTTGACCTGGTAATGCCGGGAGATATCCTTGGATACGTCACGAAGGAAGCGGCAGAAGCCACCGGCTTCCCACAGGGACTTCCGGTTGTGGCAACATCAAATGACAAGGCGGTAGAAGGACTGGGAACCGGATGCATGGGCGATACGACGGCGTGTATCTCTCTTGGTACCTATACGGCAGCCATGATGGAGGGAAAAGAGAACTTAAAGGATACAAAATGCGTATGGCCGAAGTTCTCCTGCGTTCCGAACAAATACCTCTATGACAGCAACGGAATCCGCCGTGGAATGTGGACCATCAGCTGGTTCAGGGATATCCTTGGGGACAGTTACATCAAGGCGGCCAAGGAGAAAGGCTTATCTGCGGAAGAACTGCTAAGCGAAGAAGCAGAGCAAGTACCAGCAGGTTCTGACGGCCTGATGACGGTGCTTGACTGGCTGGCACCAGTGGACGCCTTATATAAGAAGGGCGTAATGATCGGCTTTGACGGAAGACATACAAGAGGCCATATCTACCGCTCTATTCTGGAAGCAGTTGCACTGACGATGAAGAAGCATGTAGATGATATGTGCGATGAGCTGGGCGTCAGTCTCGACAAGATCATCATTACCGGAGGCGGTTCCAATAGCGACTTGTTCATGCAGATATTCGCGGATGTATTCAATATCCCATCTGTGCGTAACGAAGTAAACGGAGCAGCAGGGCTTGGCTCTGCGATCTGCGTAGCTGTTGCGGCAGGCGTATATGGCAGCTTTGACGAAGCGGTTGCCAATATGGTAAGGATTAAGGACGCATTCCAGCCAGATCCGGAGAAGGTGGCATTTTATGAGAAAATGTTCCCAATCTACACGGATATAACGAAGCATACGGACGAAGTACTGAAGAAGTCTTACGAACTCTTCCAATAA
- the surE gene encoding 5'/3'-nucleotidase SurE gives MITNDDGIHSPGLAAAACAAADLADILIVAPHTQQTGMARAFPRTEDAGIIEEEWIQINGQKVRGYGVHGSPALAVAHGVLELAERKPDLCISGVNYGENMGAVLTCSGTLGAAFEAISHGIPAIAISLEAELAIQRSNDFRQTDWDAAKRMLHSWISRVLDRGMPEYVDLININMPAGSGHPDEFRITSLSRQNYFEFIRPKARNLKEPFALKSRLSVDMDTLERDSDIYAVYVDRITSVTPINMNMSIGLKETMVEKYM, from the coding sequence TTGATCACGAATGACGATGGCATCCATTCGCCGGGCCTTGCAGCTGCGGCATGTGCGGCGGCAGATCTTGCGGATATCTTGATTGTCGCCCCGCACACCCAGCAGACAGGTATGGCAAGAGCATTTCCAAGAACCGAGGATGCCGGGATAATAGAAGAAGAATGGATACAGATTAATGGGCAGAAAGTGAGGGGCTATGGGGTTCATGGCTCCCCGGCTCTTGCCGTTGCGCATGGCGTGCTGGAACTGGCAGAGCGAAAGCCCGACCTGTGTATCAGCGGCGTCAATTATGGCGAGAATATGGGAGCCGTGCTTACATGCAGCGGCACGCTGGGAGCGGCATTTGAAGCCATAAGCCATGGCATTCCCGCCATCGCCATATCCCTGGAGGCAGAACTTGCCATCCAGCGATCCAATGATTTCAGGCAGACAGACTGGGATGCGGCTAAGAGGATGCTTCATTCATGGATAAGCCGGGTGTTGGATAGAGGGATGCCGGAGTATGTAGATCTGATCAATATCAATATGCCGGCGGGCAGCGGACATCCTGACGAATTTAGGATCACATCCTTAAGCAGGCAGAATTATTTCGAATTCATTCGGCCAAAGGCCAGGAATTTAAAGGAGCCCTTTGCGCTTAAGTCCAGGCTGTCTGTAGATATGGATACGCTGGAAAGAGATAGTGATATCTATGCGGTGTATGTGGATCGGATTACCTCTGTCACGCCGATCAATATGAATATGTCCATAGGTTTAAAAGAAACGATGGTGGAGAAATATATGTAA
- a CDS encoding GGDEF domain-containing protein has product MQKRIFPVLLTVALVFSSIFSLFSLHNLQGNAKVINYAGVVRGATQRLIKQELNNFPNDALIEKLDGIIDELQTGRGEHGLIRLNSSRFQDLIAKMEADWEQLKEEIYAVRSGGDSEKLFKDSEAYFELADDAVFAAEQYSEKSEFIAEKGLLILNCAFVLMIIFLYIYNSKQLKRQTALREAEEENQRKQEKLSRMQEALRYPLNEISELLYISDPNTYELLFLNTAGMETFHVDSLEGRKCYEVLQGKEAPCEFCTTHLLREGENYTWEFTNPLTNRHYLLKDRLIEWEGRNARMEIAFDTTESEKEKMQLKYTMEADQMVTDCVRTLYQRSDIRIAIPQVLEKLVSFLSADRAYIIHIREGLMYNDYEWCAKGIAPQKQALQAMPVGLIDRWIPFFEKKECVVIEDLEKLKDSAPEEYRILNGQKIKSIVVAPLEQDRELIGYLGVDNPPPERITNIGPLLQTLSYFLMLARQHSESQQQLTHLSYFDVLTGFYNRNRYIEDTQELNHMEASLGIVYLDVNGLKDINDKYGHEFGDKVLIECARRMKVVFKDANFYRIGGDEFVIICPGIDQEAFQALLRELKAQFRKDTNYQAAIGAQWMESIDNIGHIIAAADAHMYEDKRAFYHRHPESNRYRHYNDQILRLADEQALKEELEKGRFAVYLQPKISSANCRAEGAEALIRYCPDKDTRVMPDKFLPLLEEFEIISLIDFFVFRSVCGRLKEWMEQGKEIFPVSVNFSGASLREPSFVEQLTEICRSNGVLEKYMEIEVTERVHDVDGLDMKAVIKELRSAGFTVAIDDFGTEYANLSLLSEVDFDILKLDKSMIDHITTNPKSRAVVETVSKVCHKLGICMVAEGIEEEEQFEILRDFGVELIQGYLFGKPVSIEEFEQRYMD; this is encoded by the coding sequence ATGCAAAAGAGAATCTTTCCTGTCTTATTAACGGTGGCACTGGTATTTTCCAGCATTTTCTCCCTTTTTTCCTTACATAATCTTCAGGGCAATGCAAAGGTGATTAACTATGCGGGAGTCGTGCGAGGGGCAACCCAACGGCTTATTAAGCAGGAATTAAACAATTTCCCCAATGATGCGCTGATTGAGAAACTGGACGGTATCATTGATGAACTTCAGACCGGAAGAGGAGAGCATGGCCTGATCCGACTAAACAGCAGCCGATTCCAGGATCTTATAGCAAAGATGGAAGCGGACTGGGAGCAGTTAAAAGAAGAGATCTATGCGGTACGTTCAGGGGGAGACAGCGAAAAACTTTTTAAGGACAGCGAGGCGTACTTTGAATTGGCGGATGATGCCGTCTTTGCGGCAGAGCAGTATTCCGAAAAAAGCGAGTTTATCGCAGAGAAAGGCCTGCTTATTCTAAACTGCGCGTTTGTCCTGATGATCATCTTTCTGTACATTTATAATAGCAAGCAGTTAAAAAGGCAGACTGCCCTTCGGGAAGCAGAGGAGGAAAACCAGAGAAAACAGGAAAAACTGTCCCGGATGCAGGAAGCACTTCGTTACCCTCTCAATGAAATCTCGGAACTTTTATACATTTCTGATCCAAACACCTATGAACTTCTGTTTCTGAATACTGCAGGCATGGAAACCTTCCATGTGGATTCTTTGGAAGGCAGGAAATGCTATGAGGTCCTGCAGGGAAAAGAAGCACCCTGCGAGTTCTGCACCACGCATCTCCTTAGAGAAGGGGAAAACTATACGTGGGAATTCACCAATCCGCTGACGAACCGGCACTACCTTCTGAAGGACCGCCTGATTGAATGGGAGGGACGCAATGCCAGAATGGAGATAGCCTTTGACACCACGGAGTCGGAAAAGGAGAAGATGCAGTTAAAGTATACGATGGAAGCGGATCAGATGGTAACAGACTGCGTACGTACCCTGTATCAGAGGAGCGACATCCGTATAGCGATCCCCCAGGTCCTGGAAAAACTAGTAAGCTTCTTATCCGCGGACCGGGCTTATATCATCCATATCAGGGAAGGGCTGATGTACAATGACTACGAGTGGTGTGCCAAGGGAATTGCTCCCCAAAAGCAGGCTTTGCAGGCAATGCCCGTAGGATTGATAGACCGGTGGATTCCTTTCTTTGAGAAAAAGGAGTGCGTAGTCATCGAGGACCTGGAGAAACTTAAGGATTCCGCGCCTGAAGAGTACCGTATCCTTAACGGACAGAAGATTAAGAGCATTGTGGTGGCGCCATTAGAGCAGGATAGGGAATTGATTGGCTATCTGGGAGTGGATAACCCGCCCCCGGAAAGAATTACAAATATCGGTCCTCTGCTTCAGACGCTAAGTTATTTCCTGATGCTGGCCAGGCAGCATTCAGAGAGCCAGCAGCAACTGACTCATCTCAGTTACTTTGATGTTTTGACCGGGTTCTATAATAGAAACCGGTATATAGAGGATACGCAGGAACTGAATCATATGGAGGCCTCATTGGGAATCGTATATCTGGATGTAAACGGACTCAAGGATATTAACGACAAGTATGGCCATGAATTCGGAGACAAGGTTTTAATCGAGTGTGCCAGACGAATGAAGGTGGTATTTAAGGATGCTAACTTCTATCGGATTGGAGGAGATGAGTTTGTCATTATCTGTCCGGGAATAGACCAAGAGGCCTTTCAGGCGCTTCTGCGGGAATTGAAGGCCCAATTTCGCAAGGATACGAATTATCAGGCTGCGATCGGCGCGCAATGGATGGAATCCATCGATAATATAGGCCATATTATTGCGGCTGCGGATGCCCATATGTATGAAGATAAGAGGGCCTTTTACCACAGGCATCCGGAATCAAACCGATATAGACATTACAATGATCAGATTCTCCGGCTGGCGGACGAGCAGGCGCTGAAAGAAGAGTTAGAAAAGGGCCGTTTCGCCGTTTATCTGCAGCCGAAGATATCGTCTGCAAATTGTAGGGCCGAGGGGGCAGAAGCCCTTATTAGATATTGCCCGGATAAAGATACCCGGGTGATGCCGGATAAGTTTCTGCCGCTTTTGGAGGAATTCGAGATAATCAGCCTGATCGACTTCTTTGTATTCCGGTCTGTCTGCGGCAGGCTAAAGGAATGGATGGAACAAGGAAAAGAAATATTTCCGGTATCCGTTAATTTTTCCGGCGCATCACTGCGGGAACCGTCTTTTGTAGAGCAGCTTACAGAAATCTGCCGCAGCAATGGAGTTTTGGAAAAGTATATGGAGATAGAAGTCACAGAAAGAGTACATGATGTGGATGGTCTGGATATGAAAGCGGTGATAAAGGAACTGCGAAGCGCGGGATTTACGGTTGCAATTGATGATTTTGGGACAGAATACGCCAACCTCTCGCTTCTGTCGGAAGTAGACTTCGATATACTGAAGCTTGATAAGAGCATGATTGACCATATAACTACGAACCCCAAGTCCAGAGCGGTTGTGGAGACCGTCTCCAAAGTCTGCCATAAACTGGGGATCTGCATGGTGGCTGAGGGGATTGAGGAGGAGGAACAGTTTGAGATTCTGCGTGACTTCGGCGTGGAACTAATACAAGGATATCTTTTTGGAAAGCCGGTTAGTATAGAAGAATTTGAGCAACGCTATATGGATTGA
- a CDS encoding AAA family ATPase — MEGNAKVIAVTGKGGVGKTSLAAGMVRRLTQRYPDAKILAIDADPAVGLATALDAKVKETLDDIRLEITQGVSEKLKDTQDILSEARFRLLDMMDEEKGFAFVAIGRPESSGCYCAINSYLRDVISMLAGQFDYVVIDGEAGIEQVNRRVMEQVTHLLLVTDQSRKGLQVIQTIKDVADRLVMYERLGVAVNRITQDVIPFGNPFPDAPFVEIRNDEAQIVNDIQGKSVFELPEECELLKGADGILDALGI; from the coding sequence ATGGAAGGAAATGCAAAGGTAATTGCCGTAACAGGAAAAGGAGGCGTAGGGAAGACCTCCCTTGCGGCGGGGATGGTACGCAGGCTTACGCAGAGATATCCAGACGCAAAGATCCTGGCGATTGACGCAGACCCCGCTGTAGGGCTTGCGACTGCGCTGGATGCCAAGGTTAAGGAGACGCTGGATGATATCCGGCTGGAGATTACGCAAGGAGTCTCGGAAAAGTTAAAAGATACGCAGGATATCCTCTCAGAGGCCAGATTCCGCCTGCTGGACATGATGGATGAGGAAAAAGGATTCGCGTTTGTGGCGATCGGGAGGCCGGAATCATCGGGATGCTACTGTGCGATCAACTCCTACTTAAGAGACGTGATCTCCATGCTGGCAGGCCAGTTTGACTATGTGGTGATAGACGGGGAGGCTGGCATCGAGCAGGTGAACCGGCGGGTGATGGAACAAGTCACTCATCTTCTGCTGGTGACGGATCAGAGCAGAAAAGGCCTGCAGGTGATCCAGACGATCAAGGACGTGGCAGACCGCCTGGTAATGTATGAGAGGCTGGGAGTAGCGGTAAACCGGATTACGCAGGATGTGATCCCTTTTGGAAACCCCTTCCCGGATGCGCCATTTGTAGAGATCCGAAATGATGAAGCCCAGATTGTAAATGACATTCAGGGGAAAAGCGTGTTTGAACTTCCGGAGGAATGCGAACTTTTAAAAGGAGCGGACGGAATACTGGATGCATTGGGAATTTGA
- a CDS encoding 2-hydroxyacyl-CoA dehydratase family protein codes for MKDLKHLYALEQQLMECNNDMVKEACENGKIAVGDVCSMIPEVLLNLPGCFSVRLRAPRTGSIEIGTYYMTSLLCEYCRALVERAVEGDYNFLDCIIAPDACAAMNRCVENIDLLKTCEKEKFFITYSDVPMKSDETALKHYVKQMRLRVLEPLHNVYGIDISQEALLSAVRQHNRVCSLINQLGEFRKEEKPRITGYEFYLLCLATYCCPKDALIPILEETLEEVKEREPDEEKPYRIRVVLAGSEIDDLDFVKLIEDNGAMVVADRHCFGSFPGREEIKVREGEDLLTQICRHYMVTGQCPRFMNTEKIEERKDYVDRLAKEYKADGIIYEQMKFCDYWGYERMVASHIMHEEYGYPVLSIDRPYVVGSSGQLRTRVQAFVESVEIKKIQGGR; via the coding sequence ATGAAAGATTTGAAACATCTGTATGCTTTGGAACAGCAGTTGATGGAGTGTAACAATGATATGGTGAAAGAGGCCTGCGAAAACGGGAAGATTGCCGTGGGGGACGTCTGCAGCATGATCCCGGAAGTACTCTTGAACCTGCCCGGATGCTTTTCCGTGCGTCTGCGCGCGCCGCGAACAGGCTCCATAGAGATCGGCACATACTACATGACCAGCCTTCTGTGCGAGTATTGCCGAGCCCTGGTGGAGCGGGCAGTGGAAGGGGACTATAATTTTCTGGACTGCATCATTGCCCCGGATGCCTGCGCGGCTATGAACCGGTGCGTGGAGAATATAGATCTTCTGAAAACTTGCGAAAAAGAGAAGTTCTTCATTACGTATTCGGATGTTCCCATGAAGTCGGATGAGACGGCGCTTAAGCATTATGTGAAACAGATGCGCCTAAGAGTGCTGGAGCCTCTTCATAACGTATATGGGATAGATATCTCGCAGGAAGCGCTTCTTAGCGCGGTCAGGCAGCACAATAGGGTATGCAGCCTGATCAATCAGCTGGGAGAATTCCGGAAGGAAGAGAAGCCCCGCATTACGGGATATGAGTTCTATCTCCTATGCCTGGCAACCTATTGCTGCCCGAAGGATGCGCTGATACCTATCCTGGAAGAGACGCTTGAGGAAGTCAAGGAACGCGAGCCGGACGAGGAGAAGCCATACCGCATCCGCGTGGTACTGGCCGGGTCTGAGATTGACGACCTGGATTTTGTGAAACTGATTGAAGACAATGGGGCGATGGTGGTTGCAGACCGGCACTGCTTTGGCTCTTTCCCGGGAAGGGAAGAGATTAAAGTCCGGGAAGGGGAAGATCTGCTGACCCAGATCTGCCGCCACTATATGGTCACCGGGCAATGTCCGAGATTCATGAATACAGAAAAGATCGAAGAACGCAAGGACTATGTTGACAGGCTGGCAAAGGAATACAAGGCGGACGGGATCATCTACGAGCAGATGAAGTTCTGCGACTATTGGGGCTATGAGAGGATGGTGGCCAGCCATATCATGCACGAAGAATATGGATATCCGGTGCTTTCCATCGACCGTCCTTATGTAGTAGGGAGTTCCGGGCAGCTGCGGACAAGAGTGCAGGCCTTTGTGGAAAGCGTAGAGATTAAAAAGATACAAGGAGGGAGATAG
- a CDS encoding 2-hydroxyacyl-CoA dehydratase family protein: MGRKINSEKLGRLYCGKKTKKRREWRGVSDTWYDYTRWVRNWAVMAKFMAKPANLKGFFRYRWMGNYLAVPDFVDRHTEGLRGPQLRIAHQEFDFIVEHVCDTIGNLFRADPKCGNDQEFNKKIVVFDENMMSQIMNGFPNLHMVCREIPIVYTPSTVAQDGVLHYIDVAEEFGLPSDVCPMPAAELGCAIDDDYPLVGVCAVNCNTTCDGSLMGNGVEARRFGIPTFQLAVPIRHMQQSVQEYGAEEIANCIRFIEEQTGETFDWDHYFQCMETFNEETKLFREWLDLSKTNRPQVIGNNVALYRDAYYQVGGGRDARFLENDRKITELAYEGYEKKVSCVSEVRHRAVLWGVQAQYYTAFPIWLQNCWGILPLIDMLSLTSTELYSTTDRQQALYDMADLYMKMNMRNRSNGGYEVGVDDLWRFCEEFHADMVIMYEHIGCKAMAGYHGIFEEQARERGLHLIWVTHGLMDPRKASRKDMRDEVSRYMRTVLQEEPLDPSLEDFPDENNW; encoded by the coding sequence ATGGGCAGAAAGATCAACAGTGAGAAGCTGGGCAGGCTCTACTGCGGCAAGAAGACCAAGAAGCGCCGGGAGTGGAGAGGGGTCTCAGATACCTGGTATGACTATACGCGCTGGGTCAGGAACTGGGCGGTGATGGCGAAGTTCATGGCAAAGCCAGCCAATCTGAAGGGATTCTTCCGTTACAGATGGATGGGCAATTATCTGGCAGTGCCGGATTTTGTGGATCGGCACACGGAAGGACTGAGAGGGCCTCAGCTTAGGATTGCCCATCAGGAGTTTGACTTTATCGTGGAACACGTATGCGATACCATAGGAAATCTGTTCCGGGCTGATCCAAAATGTGGAAATGATCAGGAGTTTAACAAGAAGATTGTGGTGTTTGATGAAAATATGATGTCCCAGATCATGAACGGATTCCCAAACCTTCACATGGTATGCCGGGAGATCCCGATTGTCTACACGCCTTCGACTGTAGCCCAGGATGGCGTCCTGCACTACATTGATGTGGCAGAAGAATTCGGGCTGCCTTCGGATGTATGCCCGATGCCAGCGGCCGAGCTGGGCTGCGCCATTGATGACGACTATCCGCTGGTAGGCGTATGTGCTGTCAACTGTAATACTACCTGTGACGGAAGCCTGATGGGAAATGGCGTGGAGGCGAGAAGATTCGGCATTCCTACTTTCCAGCTGGCAGTGCCGATCCGTCACATGCAGCAGAGCGTGCAGGAATACGGAGCGGAGGAGATTGCCAACTGCATCCGATTCATCGAAGAGCAGACCGGCGAGACGTTCGACTGGGATCATTACTTTCAGTGTATGGAGACATTTAATGAAGAGACCAAATTATTCCGGGAGTGGCTGGATCTTTCCAAGACGAACCGTCCGCAGGTCATCGGCAACAACGTAGCGCTTTACCGGGATGCCTACTACCAGGTGGGAGGAGGAAGAGACGCCCGTTTTCTGGAAAATGACAGAAAGATTACGGAACTGGCATATGAAGGATATGAGAAAAAGGTCTCCTGCGTGTCGGAAGTACGTCACCGGGCGGTACTGTGGGGCGTCCAGGCGCAATATTATACGGCATTTCCGATCTGGCTTCAGAACTGCTGGGGCATCCTGCCGCTGATCGACATGCTGAGCCTGACCTCTACGGAATTATATAGCACCACTGATCGGCAGCAGGCGCTGTATGATATGGCAGACTTATATATGAAGATGAACATGAGAAACCGCTCCAACGGAGGCTATGAAGTAGGCGTGGATGACCTGTGGCGCTTCTGTGAGGAATTCCATGCGGACATGGTCATCATGTATGAGCATATCGGGTGCAAGGCAATGGCTGGATATCATGGGATCTTCGAAGAACAGGCAAGAGAGAGAGGCCTTCATCTGATCTGGGTTACCCATGGCCTGATGGATCCAAGGAAAGCAAGCCGCAAGGACATGCGGGACGAGGTGAGCCGGTATATGAGAACCGTGCTGCAGGAAGAGCCGCTGGATCCGTCTCTGGAAGATTTCCCGGATGAGAATAACTGGTAG
- a CDS encoding acyl-CoA dehydratase activase: MKRYFGGCDVGSTYTKCVILDEEGKMAAHTTIKSKMNSEKSARTAMEETLRQIPGLDTPEDLEYLIGTGYGRNKVPFAQENISEISCHAMGVHVTDPKVRSIIDIGGQDIKGIAIDTDGTVKNFAMNDKCAAGTGRFYETMAGAFEMSLPEFSKLSLTAKNVIPITAQCTVFAESEVITLVGEGKPMDEIAAGIQRSVAKRCFVMAKKAGATDSVTLTGGCAKNEGLKKAIQQVLKLKVVDLGTDPQLMGALGAAEYARQKGLAKRKGR, encoded by the coding sequence ATGAAGAGATATTTTGGCGGATGTGATGTGGGGTCTACCTATACGAAATGCGTGATCCTTGATGAGGAAGGAAAGATGGCAGCCCATACCACGATAAAGAGCAAGATGAATTCAGAGAAAAGCGCCAGGACTGCTATGGAGGAGACGCTCAGACAGATTCCCGGACTTGATACCCCGGAGGATCTGGAGTATCTGATCGGTACCGGCTATGGAAGGAACAAGGTGCCGTTCGCGCAGGAAAATATAAGCGAGATCAGCTGCCATGCCATGGGCGTTCATGTGACGGATCCAAAAGTAAGATCCATCATTGATATTGGCGGGCAGGATATAAAGGGAATCGCGATCGATACAGATGGCACGGTGAAGAACTTTGCCATGAACGATAAGTGCGCAGCAGGAACCGGGCGCTTCTATGAGACCATGGCAGGCGCGTTTGAGATGTCGCTTCCGGAATTTTCCAAACTGTCCCTGACTGCTAAGAATGTCATTCCGATTACAGCGCAGTGCACGGTGTTTGCGGAGAGCGAAGTCATCACGCTGGTGGGCGAGGGCAAGCCCATGGATGAGATCGCGGCGGGAATCCAAAGATCGGTGGCTAAAAGGTGCTTTGTGATGGCGAAAAAAGCCGGCGCTACAGACAGTGTCACGCTGACCGGAGGGTGTGCCAAGAATGAAGGGCTTAAGAAGGCCATCCAGCAGGTGCTGAAGCTGAAGGTGGTGGATCTGGGCACAGACCCGCAGTTGATGGGGGCCTTAGGCGCGGCCGAGTATGCAAGGCAGAAAGGCCTGGCAAAACGAAAGGGGAGGTAA
- a CDS encoding FAD-dependent oxidoreductase: MAEQELREENRYVPKMQNPQGEKYGRKIAVVGGGPGGLSCAFYLQQRGYDVTVFEKNDRPGGMLVFGIPAFRLEKDIVETEIEVLRQMGVEFRTNTEVGKDITIRELRMQGYEAFYLAIGAQGGRRLGVEGEDASGVLSGVEFLRKMNLHEALKLEGRTVVVGGGNVAIDVARTAVRAGSSEVGLYCLESEKEMPAQEEEQQEAKEEGVSLNHGWGPKRILAEDGKVKGIEFKRCTRVFDEEHRFHPQYDEADTVIVECDNILVSIGQSIQWGTMLDGTRVRVRRNQAAMADEKTYQTGEPDIFVGGDAYTGPKFAIDAIAAGKEAAESIHRYVQPGQSLLIGRPAGKYHELDKENVDWDSFDHTPRQQPKKPDPAKAKETMRDLRGTFTEEQVKKETERCLGCGATVVDQNICVGCGICTTKCKFDAVHLERRYDAHEVPYEKLIVNHMAPTLMKRGAKIAARKAKDITLSRKRRQN, from the coding sequence ATCGCCGAGCAGGAACTAAGGGAAGAGAACCGCTATGTTCCTAAGATGCAGAATCCCCAAGGGGAAAAGTATGGCAGGAAGATTGCCGTCGTAGGCGGCGGCCCCGGCGGATTAAGCTGCGCGTTCTATCTGCAGCAGCGGGGGTATGACGTCACCGTCTTTGAGAAAAACGACAGGCCCGGAGGCATGCTGGTCTTTGGAATACCGGCATTTCGCCTGGAAAAGGACATAGTAGAAACTGAGATCGAGGTGCTTCGTCAGATGGGAGTAGAGTTCCGGACGAATACGGAAGTGGGGAAGGATATCACCATCCGTGAACTGCGAATGCAGGGATATGAGGCATTCTACCTGGCCATTGGGGCACAGGGAGGTAGAAGGCTTGGCGTGGAAGGCGAGGATGCATCCGGCGTATTATCAGGCGTAGAATTCTTACGGAAGATGAATCTTCATGAGGCTTTGAAACTGGAAGGCAGGACCGTCGTCGTAGGCGGAGGGAATGTAGCCATCGACGTGGCGCGCACCGCCGTCCGTGCTGGAAGCAGCGAGGTGGGGCTCTACTGCCTGGAAAGTGAAAAAGAGATGCCCGCGCAGGAAGAAGAGCAGCAAGAGGCAAAAGAAGAGGGAGTCTCCCTGAATCACGGATGGGGACCGAAGCGGATCCTGGCGGAAGACGGCAAGGTAAAGGGAATCGAATTCAAGAGGTGTACCCGCGTATTCGATGAAGAGCACCGATTTCATCCACAGTATGATGAAGCAGATACGGTCATCGTGGAATGCGACAATATACTGGTGTCTATCGGACAGTCCATCCAGTGGGGAACCATGCTGGACGGCACGCGGGTAAGAGTGAGGCGTAACCAGGCTGCGATGGCGGATGAGAAGACATACCAGACGGGAGAGCCAGACATATTTGTAGGAGGAGATGCCTATACAGGGCCGAAGTTTGCCATAGACGCCATAGCCGCAGGAAAAGAGGCGGCAGAATCTATCCATCGGTATGTACAGCCCGGACAGAGTCTGCTGATCGGCCGTCCGGCGGGCAAGTACCATGAACTGGATAAGGAAAATGTGGACTGGGATAGTTTTGACCATACGCCAAGACAGCAGCCGAAGAAGCCGGATCCGGCCAAGGCGAAGGAAACAATGCGGGATCTGCGGGGGACATTTACGGAAGAACAGGTAAAAAAGGAGACGGAACGATGTCTTGGATGCGGAGCAACCGTGGTGGACCAGAATATATGCGTGGGCTGCGGCATATGCACGACCAAATGCAAGTTTGACGCAGTGCATCTGGAACGCCGTTATGACGCCCATGAAGTTCCATATGAGAAACTGATTGTAAACCACATGGCGCCGACTTTGATGAAGCGGGGAGCAAAGATCGCGGCCAGGAAGGCCAAGGACATCACGCTTAGCAGAAAGAGAAGGCAGAATTGA